A single region of the Pseudalkalibacillus berkeleyi genome encodes:
- a CDS encoding NRDE family protein: protein MCVLYFAYKVHPKYPLILAANRDEFYERPTAPIHFWEDHPDILAGRDLREKGTWMGVNTQGRIAALTNFRDPNEWTNHKISRGKIVREFLNSEIDPFTFLKQLQSTRSDYRGFNIIVGTTQGLYYYSNVQNEITEIVPGIHGLSNHFLNTTWPKVEKGKHDMSLCIAKESPIDHECLFEILANRDRPEIQHLPNTGIGLEWEEKLSSIFIDTNTYGTRSSSVLTMSSEDHVDFVEKSIIDGKVNNTHFSFSIK from the coding sequence TTAGCAGCTAATCGTGATGAATTCTATGAACGACCAACAGCTCCTATCCATTTTTGGGAAGATCATCCTGACATTTTAGCTGGTCGTGACTTACGGGAGAAAGGGACATGGATGGGAGTTAATACACAAGGTCGTATCGCAGCATTAACGAACTTCCGAGATCCAAATGAGTGGACTAACCATAAAATTTCAAGAGGAAAAATTGTTAGGGAATTTTTGAACAGTGAAATCGATCCATTCACCTTTCTAAAACAATTACAATCAACACGCTCTGATTACCGCGGCTTCAACATCATTGTTGGAACTACCCAAGGGCTTTATTACTATTCAAATGTCCAAAATGAAATTACAGAAATCGTCCCTGGCATTCACGGTCTCAGTAACCATTTCCTAAATACAACATGGCCAAAAGTCGAAAAGGGAAAGCATGACATGTCCTTATGTATAGCCAAAGAATCTCCGATAGATCATGAATGTTTATTCGAAATCCTTGCTAATCGTGATCGTCCTGAGATTCAGCACCTACCAAACACAGGAATTGGTCTAGAGTGGGAAGAGAAACTATCATCTATTTTTATTGATACAAATACTTATGGTACTCGTTCTTCTTCAGTATTGACTATGAGTTCAGAAGATCATGTAGATTTCGTTGAAAAAAGTATAATTGATGGTAAAGTAAATAATACTCATTTTTCATTTTCAATAAAGTAA